The Oncorhynchus nerka isolate Pitt River linkage group LG11, Oner_Uvic_2.0, whole genome shotgun sequence genome includes the window tcacctacctcatccccacagtttttatttatttacctttctgctcttttgcacacaaatatctctacctgtacatgatcatctgatcatttatcactccagtgttaatctgcaatattgtaattattcgcctacctcctcatgccttttgcacacattgtatatagactccccttttttttctctactgtgttattgacttaattgtttactccatgtgtaactctgtgttgtctgttcactctgctatgctttatcttggccaggtcgcagttgcaaatgagaacctgttctcaactagcctacctggttaaataaaggtgaaaaaataaaaaataaataaaaaacacacacacagtcttactTCATGCGGATCTTGCGTGCCATGGCTCTGAGCTCTCCCTCGCGCTCCTGTAAAGTCAACAGCCATGAGGGCCAATGGCAGACGACAACATATATATATCAAAGGACTGTCTTAGGGGTAAACTGTCTGTTTCAAGAAACTTCACACATTATGCtataattgggggggggggggctggctaACACAATTCCACACGCACCGCTCGCTTATTTTCCTGCTGAGTGACTTTCGCCTGGGCTGCTTTCTTATCCGCCTTGGCTGAGGGAGAAACAGAAGAGCAGAGGAAGGatgaatatgtacatacaaaCACAGCATCAAGGAGTTGTAACTGACCAAACAGAGTCCAGTCTTGTCTACTCACACTGCCTGTTGAGGGCCTTCTGCATGCGTATCTTCAGCTTCTCCTGCGGGGTCATCTTGGGCTGTAAGAGACAGGCGCGCATCAGCACACACACTCGCAGGGCAGGAgcgcagggtgtgtgtgtgtgtgtgtgtgtgtgaaattaaGGGGACACGGTTGGTCAGGTGGGGGTATAGAGTCGTAAATAACGTGAGCCGtttgtcatctcctgtcctgtttTCTGCTGGACTGGTAGATCCGGCTACGTGCGGCGAGGAGGCCCGAACTCCGTGACCCGCAGCTGTTGTACCCAGTAGCAGGACAGGATCACATTACATGGAACTGGACTCTTAAGTATTACATGCCTTATGCATTTCCATGTATATAACATGTGAATGTTGCGAGGACAGCTAAGGGTAAgagagttgggggggggggggggacagaacaGTCTGGCAAATGTTGGCCACAAGTAGCGCCAGCAGCCCTCCCCTCGCCTGCACATTCCCTGCTTACACTCCCTGGCCAGGTAGGAATTCAGCTCGTGGATAGACAAGCACACATTACAGGCCAAAATGCCTACAGAATTCATTTACCCTTCCCTCTAACGCTCGCTTTCGATTCAGCAACCCGGATGTATTCCTTTCCCTGTGAATCCCCTGTACTGGAGCGGTTCATATCAAAGACTAGTGTCGTGTCTCTAAAGGGAACGCAGCAGGTAACAGTGTGTGCTGTTAAGCCCTGGGTGGAGAGGCGTGGTGGTGTATTTCTCCTGCCTGCTCAGACAAGCCCAGCCCCCCCCACCGCTCTGCTGTCCACGTCAGCTGCGTGCACCTGAGAGCTCCGACCTCACTACATAGCAGGGGTGTGCTTAACAGCCTTAAATGACCTCCTCTCCTGAGTTGCCTTCACTTAGGCTGATCTGAAACATAGGCGATTTTAAATAAATATAGAGTATGCCTACCAGTACGTTGCCTTCACTTATCTAGTTATTTTACCGTCAGCGCAGATGAAAatggagacgaggagaggaagcCACTTAAGACTATTGGAACGCACCCAGACTCTAGACTACTCTCTCCCCCCTTTACTCTTATATGGCTTCCTTTACTACTACTTTGCTTTGACTTACCCAGTCCTTTCAGATCAGTGGTGATGGAagagaggagacaaggaaaggagacaaggaaaAGAAGCCATTTAAGAGCCTCTGACAATGACATATCAGTGCTTTCCCCTCAGTCTTAGGGCACTAGCTTTACAACGGGTTGTCGACCTGTAGAGTGAAACGTCTCATTGCGATTTAGGGGGGGGCACAcctctgctcacacacacacacactctcttgtcTGACCGCAACACCCTCCATAGCGCAGTAAGAGCCGCAGAATACAGCAACATCCATAAAACAGACAGATACATAAGTGACAGAAAGGGTGCTGGGAACACAAGTCCATTCAGGGATAAGGAGGGGAAAGAAGTGTCAGATAAAGTCTCTGTCATACTCCACTCTGCAATGTAGGTTCTGCCCTTTCGAGGTAGGCTAACCCTGCAACCACACTCTAAACTGAGTAGAGAAGGGTTTAACTCTACACTGCATTCAGGGGGAGGTAAGGTCACCAGTTACAATGGAAGctccacagagagaggcagtcaaGACATTTCATATGATTTCCATTCTCTGTGTGCACAGTGGCATTCGAGGGGGGGATCCCCAGCCTGATGGACAACCAGCTCAGCCTGTCAGGGGTGAGGGAGGCGTAGACTTTAGCAACAAACCCAGCTAGATCAAATTCTTACTGACTTTGGCAGCTCCTGTCTCTTTACCACCCGGAGTATCAGgcctggagggagagaaagaaagagagaggagagggagagacagagagagaaagggggaaaaaagagagagggagggagaaaagtaGGGCTGAAAATGTCACCATTTCTCATCAAGATCCTACTGTAGGACAGACTAGGGAAAATATTAGCTACctatttgctgtttgttttaaaCTGCACATGAGggtggaggctgtgtgtgtatgtacatatttgtgagtctgtgtgtgtgttttagaggtCTTCACGGATCTACCTGTACCCGATTACCAGAGACCCAATCCGGGACCTGAGCGGGTCCGGATCCAGAATACTAAATATCACGGGTCTGGGTCGGATCTGATTGTCACTGGTATCAGGTACGTGTAATTTTAACGGACTTGTCTGGAAGGACCCGTACAGATCTGAACGCAgctgctgcagtagagagagaagtTGTAGAATTTATGTTGCTTTTCACAAGAGTGGCACGTACAGCTTGTCGTTGGCCAATCATAAGACATCAAAGCGGCAATAGgctacagtcatatagcctccgTGTGGGGCAAAAGTGAGGCGATGTCTAATCAATGAAAGATGGAATTAAAACGATGGAATTAAAAGTTAAAGGAGACGGGTCGGCTACAACgaccaagagccaacaggtagGCTGCTACTTAATAATCTGAATGGAGTTGCTGCTATTTGTAACTGTGCAGGACGAGAAAGCGCACGCGGCCTCAATTAGTCtaggaagctagctagcttaactaGCGTATCCCTGTTTGATGCAGTAAGACAGGTACGACGTAAAGGAAGCAttgcactgttagtctacacctgttgtttacaaagcatgtgacaaataacatttgatttgtaatCATATTGAATGATGAATAATCTAGCTATGGCAGAGTACCttgtgataaactgtagaccacactatctaccaagagagttctcatctatattattcatagccgtctatgtaccaccacagacagatgccggcactaagaccgcactcaatgaactGTATAAGGCCACacgcaaacaagaaaatgctcatccagaagcagcgctcctagtggccggagactttaatgcaggcaaacaaatcagttttacctcatttttactagcatgtcacatgtgcaaccagaggagaatttttaaaaataaaataaaactctgtaccacctttactccacacagacgcacacaaagcaaaaactaaagcaagaagtaccagtgactcgctcaatacggaagtggtcagaggaCGCGGATgccacaggactgttttgctagcacagactggaatatgttctgggattcatccaatggcattgaggaataaaccacctcagtcatcggcttcatcaataagtgcatcgacgatgtcgtccccaaagtgaccgtacgtacatatcccaaccagaagcaatggattacaggcaacatccgcatcgagctaaaggctagagctgccgctttcaaggagcggggcaCTAATCCAGACTCCTGTAAGAAATCACGCTATGccttcagacgaaccatcaaacaagcaaagagtcaatacaggattaagattgaatcctactacaccagctccgacgctcgttggatgtggcagggcttgaaaacttatggactacaaagggaaacccataCGCGAGCTGCTCAGTGACGCAAggctaccagacaagctaaatgccttttacgCTCCCtacgaggcaagcaacactgaagcatgcacgagagtaccagctgttctggatgactgtgacaacactctcggtagccgatgtgaacaaaacctttaaacaggtaaacattcacaaagccgcggggccagatggattaccaggacgtgtactcaaagcatgcgcggaccaactggcaagtgtcttcactgacattttcaacctctccctgactgagtctgtaatacctacatgtttcaagcagaccatcatagtccctgtgcccaaggaagtgaaggtaacctgcctaaatgattaccaccctgtagcactcaaggcagtagccatgaagtgcattgaaaggctggtcatggctcacatcaacctcCCGGGTACCCTAGACCcagtccaattcacataccgccccaacagatccacagatgaagcaatctcaatcgcactccacactgccctttcccacctggacaaaaggaacacctatatgagaatgctgttcattgaccccTTCTAGAGCGGCACCCCTCTCTTGCATTATCAGCTTCGGCTAATAAAATAGCTTAAATATGTacttttctgctgcttccctcactcGGATCCGACCAGGTCTATATGGAATGGGTCTAGTTGGTCTCGGGTCTGTTCGGAACGGTTATTTCTATTTGAAATTGTATTTCTGCATATCGGGTCCGGGTGGGAAAGCCGCAGGTCTATTTCGGAATGGGTTCAACTTTTTGAACCCGTGAAAGACCTCTAGTGTATTGATGCGTGCGTGTCTGTGAGCGTACAGGTGTCAGTGGACTCACTTTCTCAGCTTGTCACAGAGAGCAGTGGCAGAGGGCGGGCCTCCTCtgtgtgagggggagggggagcagcTGGGCTGGGGGGACTGGGAGGGGCTAGGGCTGCTGCTGACCTCCCTCCGATGCCCTCCTGAAGTCCGCCTACCCCCCCCGGGCCTGGCACGGTCCCCCTGCCGAGAGTTAGAGCTGGACCTGGAAGGAGAACAGAAGGATGTGATCAGAACAACATCGAACAGCCCACCAGTTTATTTTAGTGTACAAAAAAAGAGACATTGAGTTCATGATTTACTGAGTTTAGAAAAGTCTTATGGTTGTCTGGGCTGCCTTACCGTGTGCGTCTGCGTGCTGCGAAGCGACGACCCacgtccctgtctctgtcccgttCTCGCTCCCTGTCCCGGTCATTGGAGCGTGACTGTGTCCGGTCGTATCTCCTCCGTGACCCCCCTCCTCCGTTGGCTCCTCTGCCCCGGGACCGTGAGTCGGAGCGCCGCCTCGACCGGGAATGtcgtccatccctccctcctccgtgGCGTCTGTCGCGGCGTGAGTGAGAGGAGGAACGAGAGGAGGAGCGATGAGTGGAAgagtgggaggaagaggaggaagggctGGAGGAAGAGCGGCGTCTGctgaacagagagacacacagatgtGTTTAGCGACGACCCACGGGCTGCTCTAATCCTGTCTGCTTTGACTCAGTTTGTATTTCTGTTTTGATCTACTTCATTTCTTGTTAGGCTGCTAGTAATACTACAGTACCGTACATTGTTTTTGggcatatcatcatcatcatcatcatgtaacCACACACAGGTAGAGCTCAGGACTTTCTGCTACTTTGTGAACCATACCGAACAGACAGATGGCGTATATGCCATATACATGTTCCCTTACCTCATGGTGCCTTTAAGAGAGTGGTACTAAGGTGTATAGGGCAGCTTTAAATGTTAAGagctacagtaccagttaaaggctttttctttatttgtactattttctacattgtagaataatagtgaagacagcaACATTatgaacacatggaatcatgtggttaacaaatcaaaatatattttatatttgagactcttcaaagtagccaccctttgccttgatgaccgcgTTGCCCCTCTTGACAATCTCAACCAGTtacatgaggaatgcttttccaaacgtCTTGGACTTCCCACatatgggttgaggtcaggtgattgtggaggccaggtcatctgatgcagcactccatcactttccttcttggtcaaatagcccttacagagcctggaggtgtgttttgggtcattgtcctgttgaaaaacaaatgatagtcctgctaagcgcaaaccagatgggatggcgtatcactgcagaatgctgtggtagccatcctGGTTAAGTGtggcttgaattctaaatatatcacagacagtatcaccagcaatgcaccccccacaccatcacacctcctcctcctccatgcttcacggtgggaaccacacatgcggagatcatccgtttacctactctgcatctcacaaagaaaccaaaaacctcaaatttagactcatcagaccaaaaggacacatttccaccggtctaatgtccattgctcgtgtttcttggaccaagcgtcttcttattggtgtcctttagtagtggtttctttgcagcaattcgaccacggaGGCCTgactcacgcagtctcctctgaacagttgatgttgacatgtctgttacttgaaggctttgaagcatttatttggtctgcaatttctgaggctggtaactccaatgaacttatcctctgcagcagaggttaccctgggacttcctttcctgtggcggtcctcacgagagccagtttcatcataacgcttgatggcttttgcgactgcacctggagaaactttcaaagttcttgaaatgttccgcattgacttaCCTTCAtgacttaaagtaatgatggactgtcgtttctctttgcttatttgagctgttcttgccataatttggacttgactttttaccaaatagggccatcttctgtgtGCAAATCtctcatcaaagcaaagggtggctactttgaagaatagaaaatatattttgatttatttaacacttttttggttactacatgattcaatgagtgttatttcatagttttgatgccttcactatcaTTCTGCAACGTAGAAGGGGAAAAAAATATGtaatgattaggtgtgtccaaacttttgactggtactgtatgtgatcTCATTGATTTACCATAACACAGAATAACATGCAGAATTTGCTGTTTGGGACGCACAAACTAACACGCATCTCTAAAATGTCACACTACTTGAATTGTAAGCTATTCACCTCAGTCTAACCTAAATCTGAGCTCCACTTCACCTACCAAATCTCTATAGCCCAAATCTCTACAGCTGTCGTCACTGAACAGCAACATGACTGACAGGAGTAAACAACCAATGGAAAGCAGAAGGGGAAAGCTACCGACCGGGAGCCCCTGCTATGACCTGCGGGGTGTTGCAGCAAGTTGGCGGGAGTGTGGCCGGAGTGGACAGGGGGTGGAGCTTGGGTTGCCGCGGCAGCCTCCTCGTCACTGCCTCCAAAGCTGGTGATGAATGTGATCTTCTCTGGGCCTGGGGAACGGGAGCGGGACCGTGACTCCGAACTGGACTCCGACTGGGGCCTGAGGGGTAGAGGAAGGAGGTCAAATCAAAtaggggtgcttatatttgtcctgtttcacacatgtacaatcATGTAAACTGTACAAGTGTGTGGTGTAAAATGGAAATGtctttttttgcatatcccactccccctgagacaccttcAGAGATTGGGGTCAAGGCCAGGGATCAGCCATTATTGGCagcgaccctggagcaattaggggtAAAGGAAAATTCCACTCAAAAACAATCAAGTTAACATATAGAACTTTAAAAAATACAGAAAGTTTCGTAGTATGATGCACTTCGCATCAAGGGCAGATTTCTACCTAGTCGGCTCAGGTATTCGAACTAGCTCTAACCGCTAAGCTACCTGTCGCGCTGCCAGAGGGGAGAATCATCAGTGCCATCTCTACTGATGAAAAGTTTACCTCAGCCTCACGAGCAAGCAGTTCATCATGAGTTGTTAGCACTGATCAAAAGGATGACTGTGCCATTACTTTCCTTGTCAAAATATAGTAGATGGACGTTTAAAAAGTGAAAAACTTAGAAAGTCAAATGGTTGGCCTCCCACTCACCGTTTGTAGGGATCGTAGGTTGGGCTGTCTCTCCTGGCATAGCTGGAGATCATAAACAGAGAAAGGGTTTAGAGGTGTGACAGTGTGTCTCGCACCATGTGTGTGCTACACATTGGTAGTGGATGAGGCGAGTTACCTCGTAtggtatacatttttattttttctaAAATCAGGGttgggggtcaattccatttcattcTAGTAAATTCACAAAGCAAACCAattttcatattttttatttaactaggcaagtcatttaagaacaaattcttatttacaatgacggcctaccccggccctaacccggacgacgctggaccccaaaccctGGTATCAACTGCTGTTTACCTGGGTGGGCTGATCTGTCTGCCcttcagtctcttctctctgaactctctcctctgtctgcgaGAGCGACGGCCCTGAgggtcacacacaaacaccctcaGTGACATGATCAGGGGAAAGCATAGGCCTACCAACAATCATTGACACGACAGCAACacaccggacacacacacactgattcttTCTTACCGAGTACATGGCCTTCTCTGCCTCCAGAGCCTTGGCGTGTTTAATGGCCTCCACCTCATCCTTGTCTTTCCTCAGCATCCTGTCAAACAGTCGGCCAGTTAACATACAGTGTGTTTAACAGCAAGACATTTGACTGTTTTAACCTTTGCTAAAAAGACGCAGTGAAAGCAACTGGTCATTTAATAGAAACATAGCCATTTCCATTGACTCCAGCGATAATGCAATGTCAACACATACAATTTTTTGCAAAACACAATGGAAGCAGGCAGACTGACCTGACAAAATCTCCCTCTGCCATTCCATATGGATTGGCCATCTTGTTCAGATCCAACTCCTGCTCCGTGTTGAGCTCGTCAACGTCCACCTCCACGTCTGAAAACACACGCACACGACAGTGGTATGAGAAAATAATACATAATCACATTCCACATACATTACCATTTACTGGgcttttaaaattttatttcacctttatttaaccaggtaagctagttgagaacaagttctcatttacaactgcgacctggcaaacACTGGCTTATTCATCATTGCAGTCAACATGCTGCATTatgggtaaattgtgactgaACTACAAATaataatgtattacattttttgaTGCAAGGCCATTTGTAGATCAGTCCGTCGGCAGCAGGCTGCAAAGTCAAATAAGCCCCATGTCCATCCAACCCGACAACTCATACTTGCTTGAGTGAGAAGGTATTGGGACTCACCAATGTCTGGGATGCCCTCGTCCTCCTCCGATTCGCTGTTCTCAGAGTcatcctcctcccctttctcttcctcctccccaggCTCCGTAACAGTGCTGTCCTCGTACGTGTAGCCAATGGTAGCCTTCTCTTTAGCAAGCCTAAACAAAAGGGAGGGGCTTATTAATAATCAACACAAACAATCTGTAAATTAGTGCATACTTCTAGAAACCATATAGAATGTGAAAAGATGGGATAGGACTAACTTTTTCTTCTCATCCTCATTTGGCCTCTGCAGGCCACCATAGAGCTCGTCCATTTGGATCTGGTACAAACACTGCTCCTCAGAGACTGCAGAGGGACAGCGGGAGGTTAGAGAACACAGAAAAACAACATACCCACTGGGAGGGAGGCACAAGAGACATGGCATTACCAACACCGGCGGATACTCACTGCTGGCAAAGTCGTTCTGCACTAGGCCCCTGTAACGCTCATAGTTGCACTTCCTCTCCTCCGACTCCTGTTCTGGGGTGCTGCAACCCAAACGCAACACTTCAATATGTTTCGCGAAAAACAGTGGTCCCACGAAACACATTTGACCTTTCATATCACATTTCATCAAACCACAACAAATCaacctgtgtgtgtaataataCACATCAGTGAACACGCCATACTAGTGGCGTAATAAGGTAGGAAGTCTGAAGGAGAGAGCTCAGTCACACTTACGCTGTGCTGAGGAGCGGAGGGGTGTAGGTGAgtatgaagtccaggtgtgcccTCACATCAAACCTGTCAATCATGTTGTTGGCGTCTCCCTGCCAGGGCATCCTGCAGCAACAGAGAACATAACATACCGATTAGTGTTCTCAGGTGGTGCGACGGTGTGCAGAAAGTACGTTTGTGTGTTATGTCATGCGTTTGCGTATGTAAAAGCAAGACATGGTGGCGCGTGTGCATATGCATGTCATGTGTTGTTGTATGCGTGTTTCTCTTCTCACATGTTGATGGGGCTTTCTGCGGCGAGCGCCACGGCCGAGTCCAGATGGATCTTATAGGCCCGGCCGTGAACCTGAAGGAACTGAGCCGGGTCCTTTTTctgtagaggagaggaaagggtgaAAGGGAGAACACCAGAGCATGGGGAATCTTCATTCAGTAATCACCAACCCcggtcctggagagctacagggcGCAAAAGGCTTtcgttccagcccagcactaaaaCACCTGATGATATGAAGTTGTGCAGATCTTGATGATTAGTGTAACGGGCTATGCACAAGAAAAGCAAAGCAGCGCGCTGGGGCGACTTACGATCTTCTCGTAGTACTCTCGCCGGCGCTCGCCGCGGCGTTTGTAGTCCACCATCATGCCGCGCAGCTTGCGCTCATGTTTGCGGGCCTCCTGCCACATGACGGCTCCGCTGGGTGTGGGGGCGCGGCGGGGCACGGTGGCtgtgaggagacaggacagaACCAATACCATAttacactgaactaaaatataaaaatGCAACATCCAACAATAAAGACTTAACAATAccggagttacagttcatataaggaaaccagtccattgaaataaattcattaggccctaatctatgaatttcacatgactgggaatacagatatgcatctgttcgtCACAGataactttaaaaaaatgttaaaggtaggggcgtggatcagaaaaaaagtcagtatctggtgtgaccatcattttcctcatgcagcgtgacacatcgcCTTCGCATAGTTGATCAggatgttgattgtggcctgtggaatgttgtcccactcctcttcattggctgtgcgaagttgttggatattgtcaggaactggaacatgctgtcgtattGTTGATACAGAGCATCCAAGCGTGCTCaaagggtgacatgtctggtgagtatgcaggccattgaagaactgggacattttcagcttccaggaattgtgtacagatccttgcgacatggggccgtgcattatcatgctgaaacacgaggtagatgaatggcatgacaatgggcctcaggatctcgtcacggt containing:
- the LOC115137103 gene encoding CLK4-associating serine/arginine rich protein-like isoform X5 — its product is MWQEARKHERKLRGMMVDYKRRGERRREYYEKIKKDPAQFLQVHGRAYKIHLDSAVALAAESPINMMPWQGDANNMIDRFDVRAHLDFILTYTPPLLSTATPEQESEERKCNYERYRGLVQNDFASISEEQCLYQIQMDELYGGLQRPNEDEKKKLAKEKATIGYTYEDSTVTEPGEEEEKGEEDDSENSESEEDEGIPDIDVEVDVDELNTEQELDLNKMANPYGMAEGDFVRMLRKDKDEVEAIKHAKALEAEKAMYSGRRSRRQRREFREKRLKGRQISPPSYARRDSPTYDPYKRPQSESSSESRSRSRSPGPEKITFITSFGGSDEEAAAATQAPPPVHSGHTPANLLQHPADAALPPALPPLPPTLPLIAPPLVPPLTHAATDATEEGGMDDIPGRGGAPTHGPGAEEPTEEGGHGGDTTGHSHAPMTGTGSENGTETGTWVVASQHADAHGPALTLGRGTVPGPGGVGGLQEGIGGRSAAALAPPSPPSPAAPPPPHTEEARPLPLLSVTS
- the LOC115137103 gene encoding CLK4-associating serine/arginine rich protein-like isoform X2; translated protein: MWQEARKHERKLRGMMVDYKRRGERRREYYEKIKKDPAQFLQVHGRAYKIHLDSAVALAAESPINMMPWQGDANNMIDRFDVRAHLDFILTYTPPLLSTATPEQESEERKCNYERYRGLVQNDFASISEEQCLYQIQMDELYGGLQRPNEDEKKKLAKEKATIGYTYEDSTVTEPGEEEEKGEEDDSENSESEEDEGIPDIDVEVDVDELNTEQELDLNKMANPYGMAEGDFVRMLRKDKDEVEAIKHAKALEAEKAMYSGRRSRRQRREFREKRLKGRQISPPSYARRDSPTYDPYKRPQSESSSESRSRSRSPGPEKITFITSFGGSDEEAAAATQAPPPVHSGHTPANLLQHPAGHSRGSRRRSSSSPSSSSSHSSTHRSSSRSSSHSRRDRRHGGGRDGRHSRSRRRSDSRSRGRGANGGGGSRRRYDRTQSRSNDRDRERERDRDRDVGRRFAARRRTRSSSNSRQGDRARPGGGRRTSGGHRREVSSSPSPSQSPQPSCSPSPSHRGGPPSATALCDKLRKPDTPGGKETGAAKPKMTPQEKLKIRMQKALNRQSKADKKAAQAKVTQQENKRAEREGELRAMARKIRMKERERREKERDEWERQYGRQSHSPSPSKYGRDHSSSRRRSRSRSRSPYYRY
- the LOC115137103 gene encoding CLK4-associating serine/arginine rich protein-like isoform X4, encoding MWQEARKHERKLRGMMVDYKRRGERRREYYEKIKKDPAQFLQVHGRAYKIHLDSAVALAAESPINMMPWQGDANNMIDRFDVRAHLDFILTYTPPLLSTATPEQESEERKCNYERYRGLVQNDFASISEEQCLYQIQMDELYGGLQRPNEDEKKKLAKEKATIGYTYEDSTVTEPGEEEEKGEEDDSENSESEEDEGIPDIDVEVDVDELNTEQELDLNKMANPYGMAEGDFVRMLRKDKDEVEAIKHAKALEAEKAMYSGRRSRRQRREFREKRLKGRQISPPSYARRDSPTYDPYKRPQSESSSESRSRSRSPGPEKITFITSFGGSDEEAAAATQAPPPVHSGHTPANLLQHPAADAALPPALPPLPPTLPLIAPPLVPPLTHAATDATEEGGMDDIPGRGGAPTHGPGAEEPTEEGGHGGDTTGHSHAPMTGTGSENGTETGTWVVASQHADAHGPALTLGRGTVPGPGGVGGLQEGIGGRSAAALAPPSPPSPAAPPPPHTEEARPLPLLSVTS
- the LOC115137103 gene encoding CLK4-associating serine/arginine rich protein-like isoform X3, whose protein sequence is MWQEARKHERKLRGMMVDYKRRGERRREYYEKIKKDPAQFLQVHGRAYKIHLDSAVALAAESPINMMPWQGDANNMIDRFDVRAHLDFILTYTPPLLSTATPEQESEERKCNYERYRGLVQNDFASISEEQCLYQIQMDELYGGLQRPNEDEKKKLAKEKATIGYTYEDSTVTEPGEEEEKGEEDDSENSESEEDEGIPDIDVEVDVDELNTEQELDLNKMANPYGMAEGDFVRMLRKDKDEVEAIKHAKALEAEKAMYSGRRSRRQRREFREKRLKGRQISPPSYARRDSPTYDPYKRPQSESSSESRSRSRSPGPEKITFITSFGGSDEEAAAATQAPPPVHSGHTPANLLQHPAGHSRGSRRRRSSSSPSSSSSHSSTHRSSSRSSSHSRRDRRHGGGRDGRHSRSRRRSDSRSRGRGANGGGGSRRRYDRTQSRSNDRDRERERDRDRDVGRRFAARRRTRSSSNSRQGDRARPGGGRRTSGGHRREVSSSPSPSQSPQPSCSPSPSHRGGPPSATALCDKLRKPDTPGGKETGAAKVTQDDPAGEAEDTHAEGPQQAVQGG
- the LOC115137103 gene encoding CLK4-associating serine/arginine rich protein-like isoform X1, which produces MWQEARKHERKLRGMMVDYKRRGERRREYYEKIKKDPAQFLQVHGRAYKIHLDSAVALAAESPINMMPWQGDANNMIDRFDVRAHLDFILTYTPPLLSTATPEQESEERKCNYERYRGLVQNDFASISEEQCLYQIQMDELYGGLQRPNEDEKKKLAKEKATIGYTYEDSTVTEPGEEEEKGEEDDSENSESEEDEGIPDIDVEVDVDELNTEQELDLNKMANPYGMAEGDFVRMLRKDKDEVEAIKHAKALEAEKAMYSGRRSRRQRREFREKRLKGRQISPPSYARRDSPTYDPYKRPQSESSSESRSRSRSPGPEKITFITSFGGSDEEAAAATQAPPPVHSGHTPANLLQHPAGHSRGSRRRRSSSSPSSSSSHSSTHRSSSRSSSHSRRDRRHGGGRDGRHSRSRRRSDSRSRGRGANGGGGSRRRYDRTQSRSNDRDRERERDRDRDVGRRFAARRRTRSSSNSRQGDRARPGGGRRTSGGHRREVSSSPSPSQSPQPSCSPSPSHRGGPPSATALCDKLRKPDTPGGKETGAAKPKMTPQEKLKIRMQKALNRQSKADKKAAQAKVTQQENKRAEREGELRAMARKIRMKERERREKERDEWERQYGRQSHSPSPSKYGRDHSSSRRRSRSRSRSPYYRY